A section of the Drosophila willistoni isolate 14030-0811.24 chromosome XR unlocalized genomic scaffold, UCI_dwil_1.1 Seg106, whole genome shotgun sequence genome encodes:
- the LOC6651927 gene encoding solute carrier family 66 member 3, with protein MAGGVVELVFHYLEKGVVLVLADMLSLITVSSCLFIKVPQINTIRKAKSSKGISIVGLCLELFSYTVMLSYNYTRDYEFLSYMEYPVLLLQEYALIYWAFKYQDLLGNRTQFFSIIYVIIATLIYLKLFPIIILTFLVPFCTPIGATSKVLQLMAILRTKDASSVSRTTWVLSAFTNMTRIYTVYVQSFDKMLLTNFFISTLLSASVFVAASIYKKPKKA; from the exons ATGGCTGGTGGTGTGGTCGAATTGGTCTTCCACTACTTGGAAAAAGGCGTTGTGCTTGTTTTAGCCGATATGCTAAGCCTAATAACGGTCTCAAGTTGTCTGTTTATTAAAGTGCCACAGATAAATACCATCCGGAAGGCAAAGTCTTCCAAAG GGATAAGTATCGTGGGATTATGCTTGGAGCTTTTTAGCTATACGGTGATGTTATCTTATAACTACACGCGAGACTATGAATTCCTCTCTTATATGGAATACCCTGTACTGCTCTTGCAAGAATATGCCCTCATTTATTGGGCTTTCAAATATCAGGATCTTCTAGGCAACCGAACACAATTTTTTTCGATCATCTATGTGATAATTGCAACACTTATATATCTGAAGCTGTTTCCCATTATCATTTTAACATTCCTAGTG CCGTTCTGTACGCCTATTGGAGCGACAAGCAAAGTTCTTCAGCTGATGGCTATATTAAGGACCAAGGATGCCAGCTCCGTTAGTCGCACAACCTGGGTCTTGTCCGCATTTACCAACATGA CACGTATTTATACCGTTTACGTACAATCGTTTGACAAGATGCTGCTAACCAACTTTTTTATATCAACGCTCCTAAGCGCTTCTGTGTTTGTTGCTGCCTCTATCTATAAAAAGCCTAAGAAGGCGTAA